One Streptomyces sp. P9-A2 DNA window includes the following coding sequences:
- a CDS encoding uroporphyrinogen-III synthase: MSPTTLPPPPEHGHVTFLGAGPGDPGLLTLRAVEALANADVLVAEHEVLGVVRRHARQGVAEVPTETDSAGSSALSAPGTGTPQLTVVDGTSATVGAPAVRDAAHLVMEAARGGRRVVRAVSGDPGLDAYAAEEMLACVAAGVPFEVVPGVAAAVGVPAYAGVPLRDAHGADVRFVDARTASDRCWTEVGASDGTVVVSTTLDSVGATAGELVSAGRKPDTPLTVTVAGTTTRQRTWTATLGTIAQTLKQAKVLPSPEGGRPVIAVVGERCAPAQRDRLSWFESKPMFGWKVLVPRTREQAASLSDQLRSYGAVPHEVPTIAVEPPRTPQQMERAVKGLVTGRYEWIAFTSVNAVKAVREKFEEYGLDARAFAGIKVAAVGDQTAKALIAFGVKPDLVPSGEQSAAGLLDDWPPYDSVFDPIDRVFLPRADIATETLVAGLIDLGWEVDDVTAYRTVRASPPPAETREAIKGGGFDAVLFTSSSTVRNLVGIAGKPHNVTVIACIGPATAKTAEEHGLRVDVMAPEPSVHKLAEALADFGTRRRLAALEAGDPVTRPSERRPGARRRRSTT; the protein is encoded by the coding sequence GTGAGCCCCACCACCCTTCCACCTCCTCCGGAACACGGGCACGTCACCTTCCTCGGTGCCGGACCCGGGGATCCGGGACTGCTGACTCTGCGCGCCGTCGAGGCGCTGGCGAACGCGGACGTCCTCGTCGCCGAGCACGAGGTACTCGGCGTCGTACGCCGGCATGCCAGGCAGGGCGTCGCCGAGGTGCCCACGGAAACGGACTCGGCGGGTTCCTCCGCGCTGTCCGCTCCGGGCACAGGCACGCCCCAGCTCACAGTTGTTGACGGTACGTCAGCAACCGTAGGCGCACCCGCGGTGCGGGATGCGGCACATCTTGTCATGGAGGCCGCACGCGGCGGCAGGCGGGTCGTCCGTGCGGTGTCCGGTGATCCCGGCCTCGACGCGTACGCCGCCGAGGAGATGCTGGCGTGCGTGGCGGCCGGGGTGCCCTTCGAGGTCGTCCCCGGTGTCGCGGCCGCGGTCGGCGTGCCCGCGTACGCCGGTGTGCCGCTGCGGGACGCGCACGGCGCGGACGTACGGTTCGTGGACGCGCGCACCGCGTCCGACCGGTGCTGGACCGAGGTCGGGGCGTCGGACGGCACGGTGGTCGTCTCCACGACACTCGACTCGGTGGGCGCCACGGCGGGCGAACTGGTGTCCGCCGGTCGCAAGCCCGACACCCCGCTGACGGTGACCGTGGCGGGCACGACGACCCGGCAGCGCACCTGGACGGCGACGCTCGGCACGATCGCGCAGACGCTGAAGCAGGCGAAGGTGCTGCCGTCGCCCGAGGGCGGCCGGCCGGTCATAGCCGTGGTCGGTGAGCGTTGCGCCCCCGCCCAGCGCGACCGGCTGTCGTGGTTCGAGTCCAAGCCGATGTTCGGCTGGAAGGTGCTCGTGCCGCGGACGAGGGAGCAGGCGGCGTCACTCTCCGACCAGCTGCGCTCCTACGGCGCGGTGCCGCACGAGGTGCCGACCATCGCCGTGGAGCCGCCGCGCACCCCGCAGCAGATGGAACGCGCGGTCAAGGGCCTGGTGACGGGCCGCTACGAGTGGATCGCCTTCACCTCGGTCAACGCGGTCAAGGCGGTGCGGGAGAAGTTCGAGGAGTACGGCCTCGACGCCCGCGCGTTCGCCGGGATCAAGGTCGCCGCGGTGGGCGACCAGACGGCCAAGGCGCTGATCGCCTTCGGCGTGAAGCCGGACCTGGTGCCGAGCGGCGAGCAGTCGGCCGCGGGACTCCTGGACGACTGGCCGCCCTACGACTCGGTCTTCGACCCGATCGACAGGGTCTTCCTGCCGCGCGCCGACATCGCCACCGAGACACTGGTGGCCGGTCTCATCGACCTGGGCTGGGAGGTCGACGACGTCACCGCCTACCGCACGGTGCGCGCCTCGCCCCCGCCCGCGGAGACCCGCGAGGCGATCAAGGGCGGCGGCTTCGACGCGGTGCTCTTCACCTCGTCGTCGACGGTACGGAACCTGGTCGGCATCGCGGGCAAGCCGCACAACGTGACGGTCATCGCCTGTATCGGCCCGGCGACGGCGAAGACGGCCGAGGAGCACGGGCTGCGCGTCGACGTCATGGCACCGGAGCCGTCGGTGCACAAGCTGGCGGAGGCCCTGGCCGACTTCGGCACCCGCCGCCGGCTGGCCGCGCTGGAGGCCGGCGACCCGGTCACCCGCCCGAGCGAACGGCGCCCGGGGGCGCGCAGGCGCCGGTCGACGACGTAA
- the tgmB gene encoding ATP-grasp ribosomal peptide maturase — protein sequence MASTVLVVTALEDVTADWVVAALNERGVPVVRVDPADLGPALTFGFRIDAGRPAWCGRLHTASREVETGEVAAVYYRRPTPYGTRFAHLPRQQREFAVAEARHGLGGVLNALPGALYVNHPAAVARADFKPAQLRRFAGLGVRIPPTLITNDPKAAEEFAAFHGPVVCKTFRGLPAADDGRTGAIWTQRVDPETFDDTLTVTAHLFQAEIPKTGDVRVTVVGRRVFAQQIAAPDGALDWRRGDWDALLHAPITVPPPVEAALHAYLTSFGLVFGCFDFALTGDGDDPEHWTAIECNPNGQWGWLPDAEGITEAFADLLTVEREGGS from the coding sequence ATGGCCTCCACCGTCCTGGTCGTCACCGCACTGGAGGATGTCACCGCGGACTGGGTCGTCGCCGCGTTGAACGAGCGTGGGGTGCCCGTCGTGCGCGTCGATCCCGCCGACCTCGGACCCGCCCTGACGTTCGGCTTCCGTATCGACGCGGGCCGTCCGGCGTGGTGCGGACGACTGCATACGGCGAGCCGGGAGGTGGAGACGGGGGAGGTGGCGGCGGTGTACTACCGCCGTCCCACTCCGTACGGCACCCGGTTCGCGCATCTGCCCCGGCAGCAGCGGGAATTCGCCGTCGCCGAGGCGAGACACGGGCTCGGCGGTGTCCTGAACGCCCTGCCCGGCGCCCTGTACGTCAACCACCCGGCCGCCGTGGCCCGTGCGGACTTCAAGCCCGCCCAGCTCCGGAGGTTCGCCGGGCTCGGGGTGAGGATTCCTCCGACACTGATCACCAACGACCCGAAGGCCGCGGAGGAGTTCGCCGCCTTCCACGGACCCGTGGTCTGCAAGACGTTCCGGGGCCTGCCCGCCGCCGACGACGGGCGCACCGGGGCGATCTGGACCCAGCGGGTCGACCCGGAGACCTTCGACGACACGCTCACCGTGACCGCCCACCTGTTCCAGGCCGAGATCCCCAAGACCGGTGACGTACGCGTCACCGTAGTCGGCCGTCGTGTCTTCGCTCAGCAGATCGCCGCGCCCGACGGCGCGCTGGACTGGCGCCGGGGCGACTGGGACGCCCTGCTCCACGCCCCCATCACCGTGCCGCCGCCCGTCGAGGCGGCGCTGCACGCCTACCTGACCTCGTTCGGTCTGGTCTTCGGCTGCTTCGACTTCGCGCTCACCGGCGACGGGGACGACCCGGAACACTGGACGGCGATCGAGTGCAACCCGAACGGACAGTGGGGCTGGCTTCCCGACGCCGAGGGCATCACCGAGGCGTTCGCCGACCTCCTCACCGTGGAAAGAGAGGGCGGTTCATGA
- the hemC gene encoding hydroxymethylbilane synthase, with translation MTGKALRLGTRRSKLAMAQSGQVADAVSQVTGRPVELVPITTYGDTSREHLAQIGGTGVFVAALREALVRGEVDFAVHSLKDLPTAPHDELVLAAVPVREDPRDVMIARDALKLTDLPRGARIGTGSARRMAQLNAYAVSHGLDFVTVPIRGNVDTRIGYVTSGELDAVVLAAAGLNRVGRSDEVTDFLSVDTVLPAPGQGALAVECSVRDTELIAALAELDDPFTRAAVTAERSLLAALEAGCTAPVGALADLLTDGPIVKEMRLRGIVGTTDGTTLVQLSTTGPVPETHEAAMALGRELATEMLAQGAAGLMGERAQ, from the coding sequence ATGACTGGAAAGGCACTGAGGCTCGGGACCAGGCGGAGCAAGCTCGCCATGGCCCAGTCCGGGCAAGTGGCGGATGCCGTGAGCCAGGTGACCGGACGGCCTGTCGAGCTCGTCCCGATCACCACGTACGGCGACACGTCGCGCGAGCACCTCGCGCAGATCGGCGGGACCGGCGTCTTCGTGGCCGCGCTGCGCGAGGCTTTGGTGCGCGGCGAGGTGGACTTCGCGGTGCACTCGCTGAAGGACCTGCCGACCGCGCCGCACGACGAGCTGGTCCTGGCCGCCGTACCGGTGCGCGAGGACCCGCGGGACGTGATGATCGCGCGGGACGCGCTCAAGCTCACCGACCTCCCGCGCGGCGCCCGCATCGGCACCGGCTCGGCACGTCGCATGGCCCAGCTGAACGCGTACGCGGTCAGTCACGGCCTGGATTTCGTGACGGTGCCGATCCGTGGGAACGTCGACACCCGGATCGGGTACGTCACCAGCGGTGAGCTGGACGCCGTCGTGCTGGCCGCCGCCGGACTGAACCGGGTCGGACGCAGCGACGAGGTGACCGACTTCCTGTCGGTCGACACGGTTTTGCCCGCCCCCGGCCAGGGGGCCCTGGCGGTCGAGTGTTCCGTGCGCGACACGGAGCTCATCGCCGCGCTCGCCGAGCTCGACGACCCGTTCACACGGGCCGCCGTGACGGCAGAGCGGTCTCTGCTCGCCGCCCTGGAGGCCGGCTGCACCGCCCCTGTGGGGGCGCTGGCCGATCTTCTGACGGACGGGCCGATTGTCAAGGAAATGCGCCTGCGGGGCATCGTCGGCACGACCGACGGCACCACGCTGGTGCAGTTGTCCACCACTGGTCCCGTGCCCGAGACGCATGAGGCGGCGATGGCGCTCGGTCGCGAACTCGCCACCGAGATGCTCGCCCAGGGCGCGGCCGGTCTGATGGGGGAGCGAGCACAGTGA
- the tgmA gene encoding putative ATP-grasp-modified RiPP — translation MTTLVSEAPWALRLVTDRLPVGPPSYAAVTLDPVTQTARYTDAAGRPVEMGKHGTSKTTVTAPVSGGGDGNGPQSQKQDDSTTDYESD, via the coding sequence ATGACAACGCTCGTTTCCGAGGCTCCGTGGGCGCTGCGCCTGGTCACCGACCGGCTGCCGGTCGGGCCGCCGTCGTACGCGGCGGTGACGCTCGACCCCGTCACGCAGACCGCCCGCTACACCGACGCCGCCGGGCGGCCGGTCGAGATGGGCAAGCACGGGACGTCGAAGACGACCGTCACCGCGCCCGTGTCCGGGGGCGGTGACGGGAACGGTCCGCAGTCCCAGAAGCAGGACGACAGCACCACCGACTACGAATCGGACTGA
- a CDS encoding glutamyl-tRNA reductase, translating to MSLLVVGLSHRSAPVSVLDRASLSLDAQTKLLHDTVAAEPATEAAVLATCNRIELYADVDKFHAGVAELSTLLAQHSGVGLDELTPHLYVHYEDRAVHHMFSVACGLDSMVVGEGQILGQIKDSLARAQGLHTAGRLMNDLFQQSLRVGKRAHSETGIDRAGQSLVTFGLEQLALGTPVATWARGKKALIMGAGSMSSLAAATLARAGVSEIVIANRTADRAERLVTLLGEQYGQPLTEGEGTGVLARAVPMGSVPFELTRADVVVSCTGATGLVLTADAIAAGVEGRVGTRPETVRDRAPETVRGEVPEARTAPLPPVGTGADEDCPLDLASVPPGFSVMGEAAVAGMDAATLEQHATWAAGSAVDRRRSARRGVDADRADRADPELIGALAATAASVGRIPERRRPEPVAEPPRPEPVLYLLDLAMPRDVDAAAHRLAGVRLVDIETLAEASADAPMAADVDQVRRIVSDEVEAFGAAQRAAHITPTVVALRTMAADVVSGEIARLEGRLPGLDDKHRAEITQTVRRVVDKLLHAPTVRVKQLAAEPGGAGYADALRTLFDLDPETVASVSRAEESTEKSAKNAKNANIAENRGPA from the coding sequence ATGAGTCTCCTCGTCGTCGGACTGAGCCACCGCAGCGCGCCGGTCAGCGTGCTGGACCGGGCCTCGCTGAGCCTGGACGCGCAGACCAAGCTGCTGCATGACACGGTCGCCGCCGAGCCGGCCACCGAGGCCGCGGTGCTCGCCACCTGCAACCGCATCGAGCTGTACGCCGACGTGGACAAGTTCCACGCCGGTGTCGCCGAGCTGTCCACACTGCTGGCCCAGCACAGCGGGGTCGGCCTGGACGAGCTCACTCCCCATCTCTATGTGCACTACGAGGACCGGGCCGTCCACCACATGTTCTCGGTGGCCTGCGGACTGGACTCGATGGTGGTGGGCGAGGGACAGATCCTCGGCCAGATCAAGGACTCGCTGGCGCGGGCGCAGGGACTGCACACCGCCGGCCGGCTGATGAACGACCTGTTCCAGCAGTCGCTCCGGGTCGGCAAGCGTGCCCATTCGGAGACCGGCATCGACCGCGCCGGGCAGTCCCTGGTCACCTTCGGCCTGGAGCAGCTGGCCCTCGGCACGCCCGTCGCGACCTGGGCGCGGGGCAAGAAGGCCCTGATCATGGGCGCCGGTTCGATGTCGTCGCTGGCCGCGGCCACGCTCGCGCGGGCCGGTGTCTCCGAGATCGTGATCGCCAACCGCACCGCCGACCGCGCCGAGCGCCTCGTGACCCTGCTCGGAGAGCAGTACGGACAACCTTTGACCGAGGGCGAGGGCACGGGGGTGCTGGCCCGCGCGGTACCGATGGGATCGGTGCCGTTCGAGCTGACACGTGCAGACGTCGTCGTTTCCTGCACGGGCGCGACCGGGCTCGTCCTCACCGCCGACGCGATCGCCGCCGGTGTCGAGGGCCGGGTCGGGACGCGGCCGGAAACCGTGCGCGACAGGGCGCCGGAAACCGTACGCGGTGAGGTGCCGGAGGCGCGGACGGCGCCCCTGCCTCCCGTGGGCACCGGTGCCGACGAGGACTGTCCGCTGGACCTGGCCTCCGTGCCGCCCGGCTTCTCCGTGATGGGCGAGGCGGCCGTCGCCGGCATGGACGCGGCGACGCTGGAGCAGCACGCGACGTGGGCCGCGGGCAGCGCCGTCGACCGGCGCCGGAGCGCCCGGCGAGGCGTCGACGCGGACCGGGCGGACCGGGCGGACCCCGAGCTGATCGGCGCGCTGGCCGCGACCGCGGCGAGCGTCGGACGGATCCCCGAGCGGCGCCGTCCGGAGCCGGTGGCCGAGCCGCCGCGCCCGGAACCCGTGCTGTACCTGCTCGACCTCGCGATGCCCCGCGACGTCGACGCCGCCGCGCACCGTCTCGCCGGGGTGCGGCTGGTCGACATCGAGACACTCGCGGAGGCGTCCGCGGACGCTCCGATGGCTGCCGATGTGGACCAGGTCCGGCGTATCGTCTCTGATGAGGTGGAGGCGTTCGGGGCGGCACAGCGGGCCGCGCACATCACGCCGACCGTGGTCGCCCTGCGCACCATGGCCGCGGACGTGGTGTCCGGTGAGATCGCCCGTCTCGAGGGCCGGCTGCCCGGCCTGGACGACAAGCATCGCGCGGAGATCACCCAGACCGTACGGCGGGTGGTCGACAAGCTGCTGCACGCGCCGACCGTGCGGGTCAAGCAGCTCGCGGCCGAACCCGGCGGCGCCGGGTACGCGGACGCGTTGCGCACCCTGTTCGACCTCGACCCCGAGACGGTGGCCTCCGTCTCCCGAGCCGAGGAAAGCACCGAGAAGAGCGCGAAGAACGCGAAGAACGCGAACATCGCAGAGAACCGAGGGCCGGCATGA
- a CDS encoding DUF397 domain-containing protein, with protein MTLKPFGGNITELEWIKSSYSTADGPSCVEVAAVPDQILVRDSKNPHGPRLALTPTTWATFLPYASGR; from the coding sequence ATGACCCTCAAGCCCTTTGGTGGAAACATCACCGAGCTGGAGTGGATAAAGAGCAGCTACAGCACAGCGGACGGTCCGTCCTGCGTCGAGGTCGCGGCCGTCCCCGACCAGATCCTCGTTCGCGACTCCAAGAACCCCCACGGCCCCCGCCTCGCCCTCACCCCCACCACCTGGGCGACCTTCCTGCCCTACGCCTCCGGGCGCTGA
- a CDS encoding helix-turn-helix domain-containing protein produces the protein MNGWEAGPDDEEAGAVMRTVTRQLKLWRESVGLTQAEFGAAIGYGEELVSSVERGRRIPRPEYLDAADEVLDAGGRIAAMKGDVAEARYPKKVRDVKRLEAEAIEICSYNNSVIDGLLQTKEYARAVFSSRRPPFTEEELEQQVTARLARQEILGTATARPLFSFVLCEATLRRLIGGKMVMRGQLERLLEVARLRNVDLQVLPLNREENSGVDGSFRLLNLKDGATVGLSEAPLTSRVFCNPKETTALDMRYGIIRAQALTPQESLALIEKIRGET, from the coding sequence ATGAACGGGTGGGAAGCGGGACCGGACGACGAAGAGGCCGGGGCCGTGATGCGCACGGTCACACGGCAGTTGAAGCTGTGGCGGGAGTCGGTCGGCCTCACGCAAGCGGAGTTCGGGGCGGCCATCGGATACGGGGAGGAACTGGTGTCCTCGGTGGAGCGGGGGCGGCGGATTCCCCGGCCGGAGTATCTGGACGCGGCGGACGAGGTCCTGGATGCGGGCGGCAGGATCGCTGCGATGAAGGGGGACGTGGCGGAAGCCCGATACCCGAAAAAGGTGCGGGATGTGAAGCGCCTGGAGGCGGAAGCCATCGAGATCTGCTCCTACAACAACTCGGTCATCGACGGGTTGTTGCAGACCAAGGAGTACGCGCGGGCCGTGTTCAGCTCCCGACGCCCGCCGTTCACAGAGGAGGAGTTGGAGCAGCAGGTGACTGCGCGGCTGGCTCGTCAGGAGATCCTCGGCACCGCAACGGCACGCCCGCTTTTCAGTTTTGTGCTGTGTGAAGCGACACTACGCCGTTTGATCGGGGGCAAGATGGTGATGCGTGGGCAGCTCGAACGCCTGTTGGAGGTGGCCCGGTTGCGCAACGTCGATCTTCAGGTCCTGCCCCTCAACCGGGAGGAGAACTCGGGGGTCGACGGCTCGTTCCGACTGCTCAACCTCAAGGACGGGGCCACTGTGGGACTCAGCGAAGCGCCACTCACAAGCCGCGTCTTCTGTAACCCCAAGGAGACCACTGCCCTCGACATGCGCTACGGAATCATCCGGGCTCAAGCTCTCACGCCTCAAGAGTCGCTGGCCCTCATCGAGAAAATCCGGGGAGAGACATGA
- a CDS encoding SET domain-containing protein-lysine N-methyltransferase, which produces MREQANVSGGYELQRTDAKGEGVFTTRPFQSGETVMVGTIDRELDHNHAHASQVSEGRFVLHGGLIPKVNHSCEPNCGIRLNADGAHDLVARRPIPAEHEITFDYAMRNYSVDHFAAHCRCGSPHCRDRITGWKDLPAERKAAYRGFTAPYLTDYDSRRATESAGRLARTAGAGIGRPPLAEVADHD; this is translated from the coding sequence TTGAGAGAGCAGGCCAACGTGAGCGGCGGCTACGAGCTCCAGCGAACCGATGCCAAGGGGGAAGGCGTGTTCACCACCCGGCCCTTTCAGTCAGGCGAGACGGTGATGGTCGGCACCATCGACCGGGAGCTGGACCACAACCATGCGCACGCCTCCCAGGTCAGCGAGGGTCGGTTCGTGCTGCACGGCGGGCTCATCCCCAAGGTGAACCACTCGTGCGAGCCGAACTGCGGAATCCGCCTCAACGCCGACGGCGCGCACGACCTCGTCGCGCGTCGGCCCATTCCGGCAGAACACGAGATCACGTTCGACTACGCCATGCGGAACTACTCGGTCGATCACTTCGCCGCCCACTGCCGGTGCGGCTCACCACACTGTCGTGACCGCATCACCGGCTGGAAGGATCTCCCCGCCGAGCGCAAGGCGGCTTACCGGGGCTTCACCGCCCCGTATCTCACCGACTACGACAGCCGCCGCGCCACCGAGTCCGCCGGCCGACTCGCGCGGACCGCCGGGGCCGGTATCGGCCGGCCACCACTGGCCGAGGTGGCCGACCACGATTGA